In Chryseobacterium oranimense, a single window of DNA contains:
- a CDS encoding cytochrome d ubiquinol oxidase subunit II, with protein MIYVVIGFLWLSICLYIILGGADFGAGIVELFTHKKARHKTKEIMYESIAPVWEANHMWLIIAIVILFVGFPDIYTTMSTYLHIPLVLMLVGIIARGTAFTFRHYDAVKDNMQILYTQVFYYASLLTPFFLGLIAAATVSHSINPDAVGFLDLYIFSWLNWFGVSVGLFTVALCAYLASIFSLRETRDKADLTLMIKKSKQTMVFVVVTGILVFLTAYISDIPLLMWVFSKPLGIMAISFATIALLLILRAMNQRKLLPVRALAGFQMVMILVAATYQHNPDIILLGNGQHLSLLEHMAPPKTIAALGWALMLGSLFILPFLFYLMASFSRQRK; from the coding sequence ATGATTTACGTTGTTATAGGCTTTCTCTGGCTTTCTATCTGTCTTTATATTATTTTGGGCGGTGCTGATTTCGGAGCCGGAATTGTAGAGCTTTTTACTCATAAAAAGGCCCGTCACAAGACAAAAGAGATCATGTATGAATCCATTGCACCGGTATGGGAAGCCAATCATATGTGGCTTATTATTGCCATTGTTATTCTTTTTGTGGGGTTTCCCGACATTTATACAACGATGTCAACTTATCTTCACATTCCTTTGGTTTTGATGCTTGTGGGAATTATAGCAAGAGGAACAGCTTTCACCTTCAGACATTACGATGCTGTGAAAGACAATATGCAGATTTTATATACACAGGTATTTTATTATGCCAGCCTGTTAACTCCTTTTTTTCTAGGTCTGATCGCAGCGGCAACTGTTTCCCACTCTATCAATCCTGATGCAGTAGGATTCTTAGATTTGTATATTTTCAGCTGGCTGAATTGGTTTGGGGTTTCGGTAGGGCTTTTTACCGTAGCACTTTGTGCTTATCTGGCATCCATATTTTCTTTAAGAGAAACCCGTGATAAAGCCGATCTTACACTAATGATCAAAAAATCTAAGCAGACCATGGTTTTTGTAGTGGTGACCGGGATATTGGTATTTTTAACAGCTTACATTTCGGATATTCCTCTTTTGATGTGGGTATTTTCAAAACCATTGGGAATTATGGCCATATCCTTTGCTACAATTGCTCTTCTTCTTATCCTTCGGGCTATGAATCAAAGAAAACTGCTTCCGGTACGCGCACTGGCAGGTTTCCAGATGGTGATGATCCTTGTGGCAGCAACTTATCAGCATAATCCGGATATTATTCTGCTTGGAAACGGGCAACATCTTTCGCTACTGGAGCATATGGCACCTCCGAAAACGATAGCGGCTTTGGGATGGGCTTTGATGCTGGGCTCGCTGTTTATTCTCCCGTTTTTGTTTTATCTGATGGCTTCGTTCAGCAGGCAGAGAAAGTAA
- the lysS gene encoding lysine--tRNA ligase, whose translation MQLSEQEIIRREKLNKLTEMGINAFPAEEYTITDTTESIKQDFSENKQVKIAGRLMSRRIQGKASFAELQDSKGKIQVYFNRDEICPGEDKELYNEVYKHLLDIGDIIGIEGTLFTTQVGEMTILVKNFTLLTKALRPLPQAKTDENGVVHDGFTDPELRYRQRYVDLTVNPQVKEIFVKRTKMFNAMRTFFNDAGYFEVETPVLQSIPGGAAAKPFITHHNALDIPLYLRIANELYLKRLIVGGFDGVYEFSKNFRNEGMDRTHNPEFTAMEIYVAYKDYNWMMDFTEKLLEFCATQVNGSAESTFGEHTINWKAPYPRVSMTEAIQKYTGFDITGKTEQELFDFAKSIGIEVNETMGKGKLIDEIFGEKCEGNFIQPTFITDYPIEMSPLTKKHRSKEGLTERFELMVCGKEIANAYSELNDPIDQRERFESQMALSERGDDEAMFIDQDFLRALEYGMPPTSGLGIGMDRLIMFLTNNASIQEVLFFPQMRPEKAVPQIELGEDEKVILEILNSQEEAMALAEVKERSQLSGKKWDKASKTLTKNNLVKVEKIDENLLMKLA comes from the coding sequence ATGCAATTATCAGAACAAGAAATCATTAGAAGAGAAAAGCTGAACAAGCTTACTGAAATGGGAATTAATGCATTCCCTGCGGAGGAGTATACGATTACAGATACTACAGAATCTATAAAACAGGATTTTTCTGAGAATAAACAGGTGAAGATCGCTGGTAGATTAATGTCCCGCAGAATTCAGGGGAAGGCTTCTTTTGCTGAATTGCAGGACTCTAAAGGTAAGATCCAGGTTTATTTTAACCGGGATGAGATCTGTCCGGGTGAAGATAAGGAATTATATAACGAAGTATACAAGCACCTTTTGGATATCGGTGATATTATCGGTATTGAAGGAACTTTATTCACCACTCAGGTAGGTGAAATGACTATTTTGGTTAAGAACTTTACCCTTCTTACCAAAGCTTTACGCCCGCTTCCTCAGGCTAAAACTGATGAAAACGGAGTAGTGCACGATGGGTTTACAGACCCTGAACTAAGATACAGACAGCGTTATGTAGATTTAACGGTTAATCCGCAGGTGAAAGAAATCTTTGTAAAGAGAACAAAAATGTTCAATGCAATGAGAACTTTCTTCAACGATGCCGGATATTTTGAGGTGGAAACTCCTGTTTTGCAGTCAATTCCCGGTGGAGCAGCAGCAAAACCTTTCATCACTCATCATAATGCATTAGATATTCCGTTATACTTAAGAATTGCCAACGAATTGTATCTGAAAAGGCTGATCGTAGGTGGTTTTGACGGTGTTTATGAGTTCTCTAAAAACTTCAGAAATGAAGGAATGGACAGAACCCATAACCCTGAATTTACAGCCATGGAGATCTATGTAGCTTACAAAGATTATAACTGGATGATGGATTTCACGGAAAAGCTTCTGGAATTCTGTGCTACACAGGTAAACGGCAGTGCTGAATCTACTTTCGGAGAGCATACCATCAACTGGAAAGCACCTTATCCAAGAGTTTCCATGACGGAAGCGATCCAAAAATATACAGGTTTCGATATTACCGGGAAAACTGAACAGGAATTGTTTGATTTTGCCAAATCCATCGGGATTGAGGTGAATGAAACCATGGGGAAAGGAAAGCTGATTGATGAAATCTTCGGTGAAAAATGTGAAGGAAACTTCATCCAGCCGACTTTCATTACAGATTACCCGATTGAAATGTCTCCTTTGACTAAGAAACACAGAAGCAAAGAAGGCTTAACGGAGCGTTTTGAATTAATGGTTTGTGGGAAAGAAATCGCAAACGCTTATTCAGAGCTTAATGATCCAATTGATCAGAGAGAACGTTTCGAATCTCAAATGGCCTTATCGGAAAGAGGTGATGATGAAGCTATGTTCATCGACCAGGATTTCCTAAGAGCACTGGAATACGGTATGCCACCAACTTCCGGATTAGGAATCGGTATGGACAGACTGATTATGTTCTTAACGAACAATGCATCTATCCAGGAAGTATTATTCTTCCCTCAGATGAGACCTGAGAAAGCGGTTCCACAGATTGAATTGGGTGAAGATGAAAAAGTAATCCTTGAAATCCTTAATTCCCAGGAAGAGGCAATGGCTTTGGCAGAAGTAAAGGAGAGAAGCCAGTTATCCGGTAAGAAATGGGATAAGGCATCTAAAACTTTGACGAAGAATAATTTGGTGAAAGTAGAGAAGATTGATGAGAATCTTTTGATGAAGTTAGCGTAA
- the rlmF gene encoding 23S rRNA (adenine(1618)-N(6))-methyltransferase RlmF, which translates to MSTEKSSLHTRNLHRNPYDFDQLISCVPELKHYVFVNAYETKTINFSLPKAVKLLNRALLLHFYHIKDWDIPETNLCPPIPGRADYIHYIADLLAEEKSEIPTGISVSGLDIGTGANLVYPLLAHRSYGWKMLGTDINLDSLENAQHILDQNPDLSSVIHLKQQPDSHHIFKNIIKVGDRFTFSMCNPPFHDSEESALKGNLRKTKNVIQSKSKKPLLNFGGQQSELWCEGGEIAFISKMIEESSQYSSQVLWFTCLVSKKDNLHKLTTLLKKVKALDIKTIDMAQGQKISRILAWTFIPQKERRGWF; encoded by the coding sequence ATGTCTACTGAAAAATCCAGTCTGCACACAAGAAATCTGCATCGCAATCCCTATGATTTTGATCAGCTTATTTCTTGTGTGCCGGAACTGAAGCACTATGTTTTTGTTAATGCTTACGAAACAAAGACCATTAATTTTAGTCTTCCCAAAGCGGTTAAACTTCTTAACCGGGCATTACTTTTACATTTTTACCATATTAAGGACTGGGATATTCCTGAGACCAATCTGTGTCCTCCCATTCCCGGCCGTGCAGATTATATCCATTATATTGCCGATCTGTTAGCCGAAGAAAAATCTGAAATCCCGACGGGAATTTCTGTATCGGGGCTGGATATCGGAACCGGAGCAAATCTTGTGTATCCACTATTAGCCCATAGATCTTACGGATGGAAAATGCTGGGAACCGATATTAACCTGGATTCTCTGGAAAATGCACAGCATATTTTAGATCAGAATCCGGATTTATCATCTGTTATTCATTTAAAGCAACAGCCTGATTCTCATCATATTTTCAAAAATATAATTAAAGTAGGAGACCGTTTTACGTTTTCTATGTGTAATCCTCCGTTTCACGATTCTGAAGAATCTGCATTGAAAGGAAATCTTAGGAAAACAAAAAATGTTATTCAATCAAAATCTAAAAAGCCTTTGCTGAATTTTGGTGGGCAGCAGTCAGAATTATGGTGTGAAGGCGGTGAAATAGCTTTTATTTCAAAAATGATTGAAGAAAGCAGTCAATATTCTTCACAAGTGCTTTGGTTTACATGTCTCGTATCTAAAAAAGATAATCTTCATAAATTAACTACACTTTTAAAGAAAGTCAAAGCCTTAGATATCAAAACTATTGATATGGCGCAGGGGCAGAAAATCAGCAGGATACTGGCATGGACATTTATTCCTCAAAAGGAGAGAAGAGGTTGGTTTTAA
- a CDS encoding c-type cytochrome, producing the protein MKKFLLAGTIGFLILSCSKKENTEVPSMPSETSAVSEPAKANLSGDQIIETLDCSGCHAVNERMIGPSYKEIAEKYSEKDIELLASKIIEGGSGVWGGVPMAAHPQVSKEDAKKMVEYILSQKK; encoded by the coding sequence ATGAAAAAATTCCTTTTGGCAGGAACTATAGGATTTCTGATCCTTTCCTGTTCTAAAAAAGAAAACACGGAGGTACCAAGTATGCCTTCCGAAACATCCGCTGTTTCGGAACCGGCAAAGGCTAATCTTTCAGGTGACCAGATCATCGAAACTTTGGACTGTTCAGGATGCCATGCCGTGAACGAGAGAATGATAGGACCTTCTTATAAGGAGATCGCAGAAAAATATTCTGAAAAAGATATTGAGCTGCTGGCTTCCAAAATCATAGAAGGCGGAAGCGGAGTTTGGGGAGGCGTTCCGATGGCTGCCCATCCACAGGTATCTAAAGAAGATGCCAAAAAAATGGTAGAATATATTCTGAGTCAGAAAAAATAA
- a CDS encoding anthranilate synthase component I family protein, whose amino-acid sequence MTTQRIKIKTGSKKTLGDLYTPMNIYLQIRDRFRDTILLESSDSKNIDNNFSFIAVNAVAGIEVKNLTEFEIKLPGSDPVKQLIGERNITDIFEEFQSIFECETTHDPIEQTAQSLFGYTSFEAVQFFEDISLKPQSTEVEIPILRYRLYQYVIAINHYNDEMHIIENQIPGLKSELYLLENLIRNQNTPVYPFEKIDSETSNLTDEEYIELVKIAQKHCMRGDVFQLVLSRRFEQKFKGDEFNVYRALRNINPSPYLFFFDYGNYKLFGSSPESQLIIKDHKAIIHPIAGTFKRTGHLETDLQSIEALKNDPKENAEHTMLVDLARNDLGKLGKNVTVTKLKEIQLFSHVIHMVSEVTADLPENINPLDMVSATFPQGTLSGAPKHKALQLIDQYEKDSRGYYGGCIGMIGLNGTCNQAIMIRTFLSRNNTLYYQAGAGLVAKSVPENELQEVNNKLNALKKAVDKAGKIVMN is encoded by the coding sequence ATGACCACTCAAAGAATAAAAATAAAGACCGGTTCTAAAAAAACATTGGGAGACCTTTATACTCCAATGAACATCTATCTTCAGATCAGGGACAGATTCCGGGATACCATCCTTCTGGAAAGTTCAGATTCTAAGAACATTGATAATAACTTCTCATTCATCGCAGTGAACGCCGTGGCAGGAATTGAAGTGAAAAACCTTACCGAATTTGAAATCAAGCTGCCGGGTTCAGATCCCGTAAAGCAATTGATAGGTGAACGGAATATCACGGATATTTTTGAGGAATTTCAAAGTATTTTTGAATGTGAAACCACGCATGACCCTATTGAACAGACAGCGCAGAGCCTTTTCGGATATACAAGCTTTGAAGCCGTACAGTTTTTTGAAGACATCAGCTTAAAGCCACAGAGTACGGAAGTAGAAATTCCTATCCTCCGCTACAGATTATACCAATACGTTATTGCTATCAATCATTACAATGACGAAATGCATATTATCGAAAACCAAATCCCGGGGTTAAAATCTGAACTTTATCTGCTGGAGAACCTGATCAGAAACCAGAATACTCCGGTATACCCTTTCGAAAAAATTGACAGCGAAACCTCTAATCTTACCGATGAAGAATATATCGAGCTGGTAAAAATAGCCCAGAAACATTGTATGAGAGGTGATGTTTTTCAGCTGGTACTGAGCAGAAGATTTGAACAGAAATTCAAAGGAGACGAATTTAATGTATACCGTGCCCTTAGGAATATCAATCCTTCACCATACCTTTTCTTTTTCGACTATGGAAATTATAAATTATTCGGTTCAAGTCCCGAAAGCCAGTTGATCATCAAGGATCATAAAGCTATTATTCACCCTATTGCAGGGACTTTCAAAAGAACCGGACACCTTGAAACCGATCTCCAGTCTATTGAAGCTTTAAAAAATGATCCGAAAGAAAACGCAGAGCATACGATGCTGGTCGATCTGGCCAGAAATGATCTCGGCAAGCTCGGTAAGAATGTGACGGTAACAAAACTGAAAGAAATCCAGCTTTTTTCACATGTGATCCATATGGTAAGCGAAGTTACTGCCGATCTTCCTGAAAATATCAATCCTCTTGATATGGTTTCTGCCACTTTTCCTCAGGGAACTTTAAGTGGCGCTCCAAAACATAAGGCCCTTCAGCTGATCGATCAGTATGAAAAAGATTCCCGCGGTTACTACGGCGGATGTATCGGTATGATCGGGTTAAACGGAACCTGCAACCAGGCCATTATGATCCGTACTTTTTTAAGCAGGAACAATACCCTTTATTACCAGGCCGGAGCCGGATTGGTAGCAAAATCTGTCCCTGAGAACGAACTGCAGGAAGTGAATAATAAATTGAATGCCTTGAAAAAAGCAGTAGATAAAGCAGGGAAAATCGTGATGAATTAA
- a CDS encoding aminodeoxychorismate/anthranilate synthase component II translates to MNNNITNEQPKVLVFDNYDSFTYNLVQIIERILDQKVDVVRNDQITLEEIGKYDKIILSPGPGIPEEAGILLDLIREYAPTKSILGVCLGQQAIAEAFGGNLINLSEIFHGVATSAELVKENTKIFRNLASGIEVGRYHSWAVNPEGFPEELEITAVDKDGMIMALQHKTYDVHGVQFHPESILTPDGEVIIKNFLLD, encoded by the coding sequence ATGAACAATAATATAACTAACGAGCAACCTAAAGTTCTGGTTTTTGATAACTACGACAGTTTTACTTATAACCTGGTTCAGATCATTGAAAGAATTCTGGATCAGAAAGTAGATGTCGTAAGAAATGATCAGATCACTTTGGAAGAGATCGGAAAATATGACAAAATCATCCTTTCACCCGGTCCCGGAATTCCGGAAGAGGCAGGAATTTTACTGGATCTGATCAGGGAATATGCACCTACTAAAAGTATTTTAGGCGTTTGTCTCGGACAGCAGGCCATTGCAGAAGCTTTTGGAGGAAACCTGATCAATCTTTCAGAAATTTTCCATGGAGTGGCAACCTCAGCTGAACTGGTGAAAGAAAATACTAAAATTTTCAGAAATCTGGCTTCAGGAATAGAAGTCGGAAGATACCACAGTTGGGCTGTGAACCCGGAAGGGTTTCCGGAAGAACTGGAAATTACAGCTGTAGATAAGGACGGAATGATCATGGCACTGCAGCATAAAACCTATGATGTGCATGGCGTACAGTTCCATCCTGAAAGCATTTTAACTCCTGACGGAGAAGTAATAATCAAAAACTTCCTTTTAGATTGA
- the trpD gene encoding anthranilate phosphoribosyltransferase, with product MKEILQYLFNHQTLSKSEAKATMIEIAQNKFNSAEVTAFISVFLMRNITLKELEGFREALLQMAVPVLLDTADTLDIVGTGGDGKNTINISTLAGFVVAGAGQKVAKHGNYGASATTGSSNVMEELGYQFKSSSDQLNKDLEKANICFLHAPYFHPALQSVGALRKSLGLRTFFNLLGPLVNPAKTKYSVIGVYNLEIARIYQYLLQKEEREFILVHGLDGYDEISLTQDSKIITKIGEEIYSAEDLGFASVSPESIKGGETPQESAKIFRNILEGKGTIQQNSVVLANAATALSHTQKFGTYEDCVALAKESLESGKALRSLELLINS from the coding sequence ATGAAAGAAATTCTCCAATACCTGTTCAATCATCAGACTTTGTCCAAATCGGAAGCAAAGGCCACGATGATCGAGATCGCACAGAATAAATTCAATTCTGCAGAAGTTACTGCATTTATCAGTGTTTTCCTGATGCGGAATATTACCCTGAAAGAACTGGAAGGCTTCAGGGAAGCACTGCTGCAAATGGCAGTTCCTGTACTTCTTGATACTGCGGATACCCTGGATATTGTAGGAACCGGAGGTGACGGAAAAAACACGATTAATATATCAACCCTTGCCGGCTTTGTGGTGGCCGGAGCGGGACAGAAAGTAGCCAAACATGGAAATTACGGAGCCTCTGCCACGACCGGATCATCCAATGTGATGGAAGAACTTGGCTACCAGTTCAAAAGCAGTTCAGACCAGTTGAATAAAGATCTTGAAAAAGCCAATATCTGTTTTCTTCATGCACCTTATTTTCATCCGGCCCTACAGTCTGTCGGAGCTTTAAGAAAATCTCTGGGGCTGAGAACATTTTTTAATCTTCTGGGGCCTTTAGTCAATCCTGCAAAGACAAAATATTCGGTAATAGGAGTTTATAATCTTGAAATCGCCAGGATTTATCAATATCTTTTACAAAAAGAAGAGCGGGAATTTATTCTCGTTCACGGCCTGGATGGATACGATGAAATAAGCCTTACCCAGGACAGCAAGATCATTACAAAAATTGGTGAAGAGATTTACTCTGCTGAAGATCTTGGATTTGCTTCCGTAAGTCCGGAAAGCATCAAAGGAGGTGAAACGCCTCAGGAATCAGCAAAAATTTTCAGGAATATTCTGGAAGGAAAAGGTACAATCCAGCAGAATTCCGTAGTGCTTGCCAATGCAGCAACCGCCCTTTCCCACACTCAGAAATTCGGGACCTATGAAGATTGTGTTGCTCTGGCAAAAGAAAGCCTGGAAAGCGGAAAAGCATTAAGAAGTCTGGAATTATTGATTAATAGTTAA
- the trpC gene encoding indole-3-glycerol phosphate synthase TrpC, whose translation MTILDKIIERKKEEIAVSKTKISMEGLKSSEFFGRQNFSLKECVRNKSGIIAEFKRKSPSKGIINDKVQPLEVASAYENFGASGISILTDNDFFGGSFDDILKVRSHINIPILRKDFMVDEYQFYEAKSIGADAVLLIAACLSPVQVQEFTELAHKLDLEVLLEIHTEDELTHFNSEIDLVGINNRNLKDFKVDLQHSVLLKDQLPKNVLSVAESGIYSTEDFKFLKEKGFDGFLMGEYFMKNENPGDKFAEFISNTAI comes from the coding sequence ATGACAATACTGGATAAAATTATTGAGAGAAAAAAAGAAGAAATTGCAGTTTCAAAAACGAAAATTTCAATGGAAGGATTGAAAAGTTCTGAATTTTTTGGAAGACAAAACTTTTCACTCAAAGAATGCGTCAGAAATAAAAGTGGGATTATTGCTGAATTTAAGAGAAAATCTCCTTCAAAAGGGATCATCAATGATAAAGTTCAGCCTTTGGAAGTGGCTTCTGCCTATGAGAATTTCGGAGCATCCGGAATTTCTATCCTGACCGACAACGACTTTTTCGGAGGAAGCTTTGATGATATTTTAAAGGTAAGAAGCCATATTAACATTCCGATTCTCAGAAAAGATTTTATGGTTGATGAATACCAGTTTTATGAAGCCAAAAGTATCGGAGCCGATGCTGTTTTACTGATTGCAGCCTGCCTGTCTCCTGTTCAGGTTCAGGAATTCACAGAACTGGCACATAAGTTGGACCTGGAAGTTCTGCTGGAAATCCACACAGAAGACGAGCTGACGCATTTCAACTCTGAAATTGATCTCGTTGGCATCAACAACAGAAATTTAAAGGATTTTAAAGTTGATCTTCAGCATTCCGTGCTTTTAAAAGACCAGCTTCCGAAAAATGTATTATCCGTCGCAGAAAGCGGCATTTACAGTACGGAAGATTTTAAATTTTTAAAAGAAAAAGGATTCGACGGTTTCCTGATGGGAGAATATTTTATGAAGAATGAAAATCCTGGAGACAAATTTGCCGAATTTATTTCTAATACAGCAATATAA
- a CDS encoding phosphoribosylanthranilate isomerase: protein MNKDQPAKLKVCGMTQLDQIHELISMKTDFLGFIFYEKSPRYVLNHLSLEDILKIDHSGKTGVFVNEETDKITEIAEKAGLNMVQLHGDETKDFVNQLKQSLSPEIKIIKAIRIGNNDPETIDKIEKMINSQVSTVDYFLFDTDSKAFGGTGKQFDWTVLNEFEIPLPYFLSGGISEENIENISLLNQKPFTIDINSKFELEPGIKDLEKIRKFISKTF from the coding sequence ATGAATAAAGATCAGCCAGCTAAACTGAAAGTATGTGGAATGACTCAATTGGATCAGATTCACGAACTGATTTCCATGAAAACAGATTTTCTCGGTTTTATTTTCTATGAAAAATCACCGAGATATGTTCTGAATCACTTGAGTTTGGAAGATATTTTGAAAATAGACCATTCCGGAAAAACAGGGGTTTTTGTGAATGAAGAAACAGATAAAATTACAGAGATCGCAGAAAAAGCAGGATTGAATATGGTCCAGCTTCACGGTGATGAAACTAAAGATTTTGTTAACCAATTAAAGCAAAGCCTGAGTCCGGAGATTAAAATTATAAAAGCCATCAGAATCGGAAATAATGATCCGGAAACGATAGACAAAATAGAAAAAATGATAAATTCCCAGGTTTCAACGGTAGATTATTTCCTCTTCGATACGGATAGTAAAGCCTTCGGAGGAACAGGAAAACAGTTTGACTGGACGGTGCTGAACGAATTTGAAATCCCGCTTCCTTATTTTCTGAGTGGTGGTATTTCGGAAGAAAATATTGAAAATATCAGTCTTTTGAACCAAAAGCCTTTTACAATAGATATCAATTCAAAATTTGAACTGGAACCGGGAATTAAAGACCTTGAAAAAATAAGAAAATTCATTTCGAAAACGTTCTAA
- the trpB gene encoding tryptophan synthase subunit beta, producing MNYRNPDEHGYYGEFGGAFIPEMLYPNVEELQKNYLEIIESEEFQNEYQDLLKNYVGRATPLYFAKNLSQKYNTQIYLKREDLNHTGAHKINNALGQVLLAKRLGKTRIIAETGAGQHGVATATACALLGLECIVYMGEIDIQRQAPNVARMKMLGAEVIPATSGSKTLKDAVNEALRDWINNSVTTHYVIGSVVGPHPFPDLVARFQSIISKEIREQLKEKVGRENPDYVIACVGGGSNAAGTFYHFVEEKEVKIIAAEAGGLGVDSGKSAATTFLGTLGVLHGSKSLVMQTEDGQVIEPHSISAGLDYPGIGPFHAHLFKEKRAEFFSINDEEALQSAFELTKLEGIIPALESSHALAVLDKKKFREEDIVVICLSGRGDKDMETYLREIRS from the coding sequence ATGAATTATAGAAACCCTGATGAACATGGATATTATGGTGAATTCGGAGGCGCTTTCATCCCCGAAATGCTATATCCGAATGTAGAGGAACTTCAGAAAAACTATCTTGAGATCATAGAATCTGAAGAATTTCAGAATGAGTACCAGGACCTGCTTAAAAACTACGTAGGACGGGCCACTCCGCTTTATTTTGCTAAAAATTTAAGTCAGAAGTACAATACTCAGATTTATTTAAAAAGAGAAGACCTCAACCATACCGGAGCCCATAAAATCAACAATGCTTTGGGACAGGTTCTTCTTGCCAAACGCCTTGGAAAAACAAGAATCATTGCAGAAACAGGAGCCGGACAACACGGTGTGGCCACAGCTACGGCCTGCGCCCTGCTTGGGCTGGAATGCATCGTTTATATGGGTGAAATCGACATCCAGCGCCAGGCCCCGAATGTGGCAAGAATGAAAATGCTTGGGGCAGAAGTTATTCCGGCAACATCAGGCTCCAAAACCCTGAAAGATGCTGTAAATGAAGCTCTAAGAGACTGGATCAACAATTCCGTGACCACTCATTATGTAATCGGAAGTGTGGTGGGGCCCCATCCTTTTCCTGATCTGGTGGCCAGGTTCCAGAGTATTATTTCAAAAGAAATCAGAGAACAGCTGAAAGAGAAAGTTGGTAGAGAAAACCCGGATTATGTAATTGCGTGTGTAGGCGGAGGAAGTAATGCCGCAGGAACTTTTTACCATTTTGTAGAAGAAAAAGAGGTGAAGATCATTGCCGCAGAAGCCGGCGGTCTTGGCGTAGATTCAGGAAAATCTGCCGCCACCACTTTCCTGGGAACACTTGGTGTTCTTCACGGAAGCAAAAGTCTTGTCATGCAGACTGAGGACGGTCAGGTGATTGAGCCCCACTCTATTTCTGCAGGTCTGGATTATCCGGGAATCGGGCCTTTCCATGCTCATCTGTTTAAAGAAAAAAGAGCGGAATTCTTCAGCATCAATGATGAGGAAGCTTTACAATCTGCTTTTGAACTTACAAAACTTGAAGGAATCATCCCTGCACTGGAAAGCTCACATGCGCTGGCAGTTCTGGATAAAAAGAAATTCCGTGAAGAAGACATTGTTGTGATCTGTTTGAGCGGCCGCGGCGATAAGGATATGGAAACGTATTTAAGAGAAATTAGAAGTTAG
- the trpA gene encoding tryptophan synthase subunit alpha yields the protein MKKLNIYFTAGIPQLEDTADIIKLIQDAGADMMEIGMPYSDPVADGPVIQQAHELALKNGMTIEKLFSQLKTVKNDIHIPVILMGYINPVLSFGFEKFCRECSESGVSGLIIPDLPPIEFENNYQQILKKYSLNFTFLVTPETSDERILYLDSLSSGFLYAVSSSSTTGNDNAVLKNENYLSRLASLTLKNPVMIGFGIKSKEDFENVTEKAAGGIIGTAFVNTLLNHKDWKNAAIDFIHAVKG from the coding sequence ATGAAAAAACTAAATATATATTTCACAGCAGGAATTCCGCAACTGGAAGATACCGCTGATATTATAAAACTTATTCAGGATGCCGGTGCTGATATGATGGAAATCGGAATGCCTTATTCTGATCCGGTAGCAGATGGTCCTGTGATCCAACAGGCCCACGAACTGGCACTAAAAAACGGAATGACCATTGAAAAACTGTTCTCTCAACTGAAAACAGTGAAAAATGATATTCATATTCCGGTTATCCTGATGGGATATATCAACCCTGTTTTAAGCTTCGGCTTTGAGAAATTCTGTCGTGAGTGTTCGGAAAGCGGAGTTTCAGGGCTTATTATTCCCGATCTTCCGCCTATTGAATTCGAGAACAATTATCAGCAGATTTTAAAAAAGTACAGCCTTAATTTTACATTCCTCGTTACTCCTGAAACTTCCGATGAAAGAATTCTGTATTTAGATTCTTTAAGCTCAGGATTCCTGTATGCCGTAAGTTCCTCATCTACCACAGGAAACGATAATGCCGTTCTTAAAAATGAAAATTATCTTTCCCGTCTGGCATCACTTACTTTAAAAAATCCCGTGATGATAGGATTCGGTATCAAATCCAAAGAAGATTTTGAGAATGTAACGGAAAAAGCAGCCGGGGGAATTATAGGAACTGCCTTTGTCAATACCCTTCTGAACCATAAAGACTGGAAGAATGCTGCCATAGATTTTATCCATGCTGTAAAAGGTTAA